One window from the genome of Alnus glutinosa chromosome 13, dhAlnGlut1.1, whole genome shotgun sequence encodes:
- the LOC133854183 gene encoding carbon catabolite repressor protein 4 homolog 4-like isoform X3, which translates to MSSRFVCLLVDCWQHSECCCGEDDACLSREMNDRSFEDCERTLEEIKSLFFNTLYLRNCCFCFTFGIRFHLVSYNVLAQVYVKSSLFPHSPSPCLRWKARSQAILSVLKNLGADFLCLQEVDEYDSFYKGNMESHGYSSIYVQRNGQKRDGCGIFYKQNSAELVLEEKIEYNDLVDSIQDGKLLGDDKHDGVQTNGNKGAEPKNDSALKQAPEDRGDPNDPCVRLKRDCVGIMAAFKLKDPPHHVVIVANTHLYWDPEWADVKLAQAKYLLSRLAQFKTLVSNRLECTPSVIVAGDFNSTPGDKVYQYLISGNCSLAQVVECLEDIPIPLCSAYAFTKGEPPFTNCTPDFTDTLDYIFFSPTDNIKPVSFLELPEPDSPDVVGGLPNSSHPSDHLPIGVGFEITME; encoded by the exons ATGAGTAGTCGATTTGTATGTTTGTTGGTGGATTGCTGGCAGCACTCGGAATGCTGTTGTGGGGAAGATGATGCGTGCCTTTcgagggaaatgaatgatagaagttttgaggactgcgagaggactttggaggagattaagtctttatttttcaacacattgTATCTTAGGAACTGCTGCTTTTGTTTCACTTTTG GCATCAGATTCCATCTGGTCTCGTATAATGTTTTGGCTCAG GTTTATGTGAAGAGTTCTCTGTTTCCACACTCTCCATCTCCATGTCTCAG GTGGAAAGCTCGTTCGCAGGCAATTTTATCTGTTCTCAAGAACCTTGGGGCTGATTTTCTCTGTTTACAG GAAGTTGATGAGTATGATAGCTTTTACAAAGGAAATATGGAGAGTCATGGATATTCTAGTATTTATGTCCAGAGAAATGGGCAGAAGCGTGACGGATGTGGAATTTTTTACAAGCAAAACAG TGCAGAGTTGGTTTTAGAGGAGAAAATAGAATATAATGATCTTGTAGATTCAATTCAAGATGGAAAACTTTTGGGTGATGACAAACATGACGGTGTGCAGACCAATGGAAATAAAGGAGCTGAACCAAAAAATG ATTCAGCATTAAAACAAGCCCCAGAGGATCGTGGAGATCCTAATGATCCTTGTGTGAGACTAAAACGTGATTGTGTTGGAATCATGGCTGCATTCAAACTCAAAGATCCTCCACATCATGTTGTTATTGTGGCAAACACACATCTTTACTG GGATCCAGAATGGGCTGATGTCAAGCTTGCTCAAGCTAAATATCTTCTATCACGCTTAGCTCAATTTAAAACACTGGTTTCCAACAGACTTGAATGTACACCTTCAGTAATAGTAGCTGGTGACTTCAATTCCACCCCAGGGGATAAG GTTTACCAGTACCTTATTTCAGGCAACTGTTCATTGGCACAAGTGGTGGAATGTTTAGAAGATATCCCTATTCCCTTGTGCAGTGCCTATGCTTTTACGAAAGGAGAACCACCATTTACAAACTGCACCCCTGACTTCACAGATACACTTGATTATATATTCTTTTCCCCTACGGATAACATAAAACCAGTCAGTTTTTTGGAGCTTCCGGAACCAGACTCGCCCGATGTTGTTGGTGGATTACCGAACTCTAGCCACCCAAGTGATCATCTACCAATTGGTGTTGGATTTGAAATTACCATGGAATAA
- the LOC133854183 gene encoding carbon catabolite repressor protein 4 homolog 4-like isoform X5 translates to MVKAFHALPRLPIVPSFTRIVLSKMSTKPSPICREFISVEGSDIHSRSRPDGIRFHLVSYNVLAQVYVKSSLFPHSPSPCLRWKARSQAILSVLKNLGADFLCLQEVDEYDSFYKGNMESHGYSSIYVQRNGQKRDGCGIFYKQNSAELVLEEKIEYNDLVDSIQDGKLLGDDKHDGVQTNGNKGAEPKNDSALKQAPEDRGDPNDPCVRLKRDCVGIMAAFKLKDPPHHVVIVANTHLYWDPEWADVKLAQAKYLLSRLAQFKTLVSNRLECTPSVIVAGDFNSTPGDKVYQYLISGNCSLAQVVECLEDIPIPLCSAYAFTKGEPPFTNCTPDFTDTLDYIFFSPTDNIKPVSFLELPEPDSPDVVGGLPNSSHPSDHLPIGVGFEITME, encoded by the exons ATGGTAAAGGCCTTCCATGCGCTTCCTCGCCTACCCATTGTTCCCTCCTTTACAAG AATAGTCTTGAGCAAAATGAGCACAAAACCATCACCAATATGTCGGGAATTCATTTCTGTGGAAGGAAGTGATATTCATTCAAGAAGTAGACCTGATG GCATCAGATTCCATCTGGTCTCGTATAATGTTTTGGCTCAG GTTTATGTGAAGAGTTCTCTGTTTCCACACTCTCCATCTCCATGTCTCAG GTGGAAAGCTCGTTCGCAGGCAATTTTATCTGTTCTCAAGAACCTTGGGGCTGATTTTCTCTGTTTACAG GAAGTTGATGAGTATGATAGCTTTTACAAAGGAAATATGGAGAGTCATGGATATTCTAGTATTTATGTCCAGAGAAATGGGCAGAAGCGTGACGGATGTGGAATTTTTTACAAGCAAAACAG TGCAGAGTTGGTTTTAGAGGAGAAAATAGAATATAATGATCTTGTAGATTCAATTCAAGATGGAAAACTTTTGGGTGATGACAAACATGACGGTGTGCAGACCAATGGAAATAAAGGAGCTGAACCAAAAAATG ATTCAGCATTAAAACAAGCCCCAGAGGATCGTGGAGATCCTAATGATCCTTGTGTGAGACTAAAACGTGATTGTGTTGGAATCATGGCTGCATTCAAACTCAAAGATCCTCCACATCATGTTGTTATTGTGGCAAACACACATCTTTACTG GGATCCAGAATGGGCTGATGTCAAGCTTGCTCAAGCTAAATATCTTCTATCACGCTTAGCTCAATTTAAAACACTGGTTTCCAACAGACTTGAATGTACACCTTCAGTAATAGTAGCTGGTGACTTCAATTCCACCCCAGGGGATAAG GTTTACCAGTACCTTATTTCAGGCAACTGTTCATTGGCACAAGTGGTGGAATGTTTAGAAGATATCCCTATTCCCTTGTGCAGTGCCTATGCTTTTACGAAAGGAGAACCACCATTTACAAACTGCACCCCTGACTTCACAGATACACTTGATTATATATTCTTTTCCCCTACGGATAACATAAAACCAGTCAGTTTTTTGGAGCTTCCGGAACCAGACTCGCCCGATGTTGTTGGTGGATTACCGAACTCTAGCCACCCAAGTGATCATCTACCAATTGGTGTTGGATTTGAAATTACCATGGAATAA
- the LOC133854183 gene encoding carbon catabolite repressor protein 4 homolog 4-like isoform X4, with translation MVKAFHALPRLPIVPSFTRIVLSKMSTKPSPICREFISVEGSDIHSRSRPDGIRFHLVSYNVLAQVYVKSSLFPHSPSPCLRWKARSQAILSVLKNLGADFLCLQEVDEYDSFYKGNMESHGYSSIYVQRNGQKRDGCGIFYKQNSAELVLEEKIEYNDLVDSIQDGKLLGDDKHDGVQTNGNKGAEPKNANINDLLLDSALKQAPEDRGDPNDPCVRLKRDCVGIMAAFKLKDPPHHVVIVANTHLYWDPEWADVKLAQAKYLLSRLAQFKTLVSNRLECTPSVIVAGDFNSTPGDKVYQYLISGNCSLAQVVECLEDIPIPLCSAYAFTKGEPPFTNCTPDFTDTLDYIFFSPTDNIKPVSFLELPEPDSPDVVGGLPNSSHPSDHLPIGVGFEITME, from the exons ATGGTAAAGGCCTTCCATGCGCTTCCTCGCCTACCCATTGTTCCCTCCTTTACAAG AATAGTCTTGAGCAAAATGAGCACAAAACCATCACCAATATGTCGGGAATTCATTTCTGTGGAAGGAAGTGATATTCATTCAAGAAGTAGACCTGATG GCATCAGATTCCATCTGGTCTCGTATAATGTTTTGGCTCAG GTTTATGTGAAGAGTTCTCTGTTTCCACACTCTCCATCTCCATGTCTCAG GTGGAAAGCTCGTTCGCAGGCAATTTTATCTGTTCTCAAGAACCTTGGGGCTGATTTTCTCTGTTTACAG GAAGTTGATGAGTATGATAGCTTTTACAAAGGAAATATGGAGAGTCATGGATATTCTAGTATTTATGTCCAGAGAAATGGGCAGAAGCGTGACGGATGTGGAATTTTTTACAAGCAAAACAG TGCAGAGTTGGTTTTAGAGGAGAAAATAGAATATAATGATCTTGTAGATTCAATTCAAGATGGAAAACTTTTGGGTGATGACAAACATGACGGTGTGCAGACCAATGGAAATAAAGGAGCTGAACCAAAAAATG CTAACATCAACGATCTTCTTTTAGATTCAGCATTAAAACAAGCCCCAGAGGATCGTGGAGATCCTAATGATCCTTGTGTGAGACTAAAACGTGATTGTGTTGGAATCATGGCTGCATTCAAACTCAAAGATCCTCCACATCATGTTGTTATTGTGGCAAACACACATCTTTACTG GGATCCAGAATGGGCTGATGTCAAGCTTGCTCAAGCTAAATATCTTCTATCACGCTTAGCTCAATTTAAAACACTGGTTTCCAACAGACTTGAATGTACACCTTCAGTAATAGTAGCTGGTGACTTCAATTCCACCCCAGGGGATAAG GTTTACCAGTACCTTATTTCAGGCAACTGTTCATTGGCACAAGTGGTGGAATGTTTAGAAGATATCCCTATTCCCTTGTGCAGTGCCTATGCTTTTACGAAAGGAGAACCACCATTTACAAACTGCACCCCTGACTTCACAGATACACTTGATTATATATTCTTTTCCCCTACGGATAACATAAAACCAGTCAGTTTTTTGGAGCTTCCGGAACCAGACTCGCCCGATGTTGTTGGTGGATTACCGAACTCTAGCCACCCAAGTGATCATCTACCAATTGGTGTTGGATTTGAAATTACCATGGAATAA
- the LOC133854183 gene encoding carbon catabolite repressor protein 4 homolog 4-like isoform X6 — MRFLAYPLFPPLQGIRFHLVSYNVLAQVYVKSSLFPHSPSPCLRWKARSQAILSVLKNLGADFLCLQEVDEYDSFYKGNMESHGYSSIYVQRNGQKRDGCGIFYKQNSAELVLEEKIEYNDLVDSIQDGKLLGDDKHDGVQTNGNKGAEPKNANINDLLLDSALKQAPEDRGDPNDPCVRLKRDCVGIMAAFKLKDPPHHVVIVANTHLYWDPEWADVKLAQAKYLLSRLAQFKTLVSNRLECTPSVIVAGDFNSTPGDKVYQYLISGNCSLAQVVECLEDIPIPLCSAYAFTKGEPPFTNCTPDFTDTLDYIFFSPTDNIKPVSFLELPEPDSPDVVGGLPNSSHPSDHLPIGVGFEITME; from the exons ATGCGCTTCCTCGCCTACCCATTGTTCCCTCCTTTACAAG GCATCAGATTCCATCTGGTCTCGTATAATGTTTTGGCTCAG GTTTATGTGAAGAGTTCTCTGTTTCCACACTCTCCATCTCCATGTCTCAG GTGGAAAGCTCGTTCGCAGGCAATTTTATCTGTTCTCAAGAACCTTGGGGCTGATTTTCTCTGTTTACAG GAAGTTGATGAGTATGATAGCTTTTACAAAGGAAATATGGAGAGTCATGGATATTCTAGTATTTATGTCCAGAGAAATGGGCAGAAGCGTGACGGATGTGGAATTTTTTACAAGCAAAACAG TGCAGAGTTGGTTTTAGAGGAGAAAATAGAATATAATGATCTTGTAGATTCAATTCAAGATGGAAAACTTTTGGGTGATGACAAACATGACGGTGTGCAGACCAATGGAAATAAAGGAGCTGAACCAAAAAATG CTAACATCAACGATCTTCTTTTAGATTCAGCATTAAAACAAGCCCCAGAGGATCGTGGAGATCCTAATGATCCTTGTGTGAGACTAAAACGTGATTGTGTTGGAATCATGGCTGCATTCAAACTCAAAGATCCTCCACATCATGTTGTTATTGTGGCAAACACACATCTTTACTG GGATCCAGAATGGGCTGATGTCAAGCTTGCTCAAGCTAAATATCTTCTATCACGCTTAGCTCAATTTAAAACACTGGTTTCCAACAGACTTGAATGTACACCTTCAGTAATAGTAGCTGGTGACTTCAATTCCACCCCAGGGGATAAG GTTTACCAGTACCTTATTTCAGGCAACTGTTCATTGGCACAAGTGGTGGAATGTTTAGAAGATATCCCTATTCCCTTGTGCAGTGCCTATGCTTTTACGAAAGGAGAACCACCATTTACAAACTGCACCCCTGACTTCACAGATACACTTGATTATATATTCTTTTCCCCTACGGATAACATAAAACCAGTCAGTTTTTTGGAGCTTCCGGAACCAGACTCGCCCGATGTTGTTGGTGGATTACCGAACTCTAGCCACCCAAGTGATCATCTACCAATTGGTGTTGGATTTGAAATTACCATGGAATAA
- the LOC133854183 gene encoding carbon catabolite repressor protein 4 homolog 4-like isoform X2 has protein sequence MSSRFVCLLVDCWQHSECCCGEDDACLSREMNDRSFEDCERTLEEIKSLFFNTLYLRNCCFCFTFGIRFHLVSYNVLAQVYVKSSLFPHSPSPCLRWKARSQAILSVLKNLGADFLCLQEVDEYDSFYKGNMESHGYSSIYVQRNGQKRDGCGIFYKQNSAELVLEEKIEYNDLVDSIQDGKLLGDDKHDGVQTNGNKGAEPKNANINDLLLDSALKQAPEDRGDPNDPCVRLKRDCVGIMAAFKLKDPPHHVVIVANTHLYWDPEWADVKLAQAKYLLSRLAQFKTLVSNRLECTPSVIVAGDFNSTPGDKYLISGNCSLAQVVECLEDIPIPLCSAYAFTKGEPPFTNCTPDFTDTLDYIFFSPTDNIKPVSFLELPEPDSPDVVGGLPNSSHPSDHLPIGVGFEITME, from the exons ATGAGTAGTCGATTTGTATGTTTGTTGGTGGATTGCTGGCAGCACTCGGAATGCTGTTGTGGGGAAGATGATGCGTGCCTTTcgagggaaatgaatgatagaagttttgaggactgcgagaggactttggaggagattaagtctttatttttcaacacattgTATCTTAGGAACTGCTGCTTTTGTTTCACTTTTG GCATCAGATTCCATCTGGTCTCGTATAATGTTTTGGCTCAG GTTTATGTGAAGAGTTCTCTGTTTCCACACTCTCCATCTCCATGTCTCAG GTGGAAAGCTCGTTCGCAGGCAATTTTATCTGTTCTCAAGAACCTTGGGGCTGATTTTCTCTGTTTACAG GAAGTTGATGAGTATGATAGCTTTTACAAAGGAAATATGGAGAGTCATGGATATTCTAGTATTTATGTCCAGAGAAATGGGCAGAAGCGTGACGGATGTGGAATTTTTTACAAGCAAAACAG TGCAGAGTTGGTTTTAGAGGAGAAAATAGAATATAATGATCTTGTAGATTCAATTCAAGATGGAAAACTTTTGGGTGATGACAAACATGACGGTGTGCAGACCAATGGAAATAAAGGAGCTGAACCAAAAAATG CTAACATCAACGATCTTCTTTTAGATTCAGCATTAAAACAAGCCCCAGAGGATCGTGGAGATCCTAATGATCCTTGTGTGAGACTAAAACGTGATTGTGTTGGAATCATGGCTGCATTCAAACTCAAAGATCCTCCACATCATGTTGTTATTGTGGCAAACACACATCTTTACTG GGATCCAGAATGGGCTGATGTCAAGCTTGCTCAAGCTAAATATCTTCTATCACGCTTAGCTCAATTTAAAACACTGGTTTCCAACAGACTTGAATGTACACCTTCAGTAATAGTAGCTGGTGACTTCAATTCCACCCCAGGGGATAAG TACCTTATTTCAGGCAACTGTTCATTGGCACAAGTGGTGGAATGTTTAGAAGATATCCCTATTCCCTTGTGCAGTGCCTATGCTTTTACGAAAGGAGAACCACCATTTACAAACTGCACCCCTGACTTCACAGATACACTTGATTATATATTCTTTTCCCCTACGGATAACATAAAACCAGTCAGTTTTTTGGAGCTTCCGGAACCAGACTCGCCCGATGTTGTTGGTGGATTACCGAACTCTAGCCACCCAAGTGATCATCTACCAATTGGTGTTGGATTTGAAATTACCATGGAATAA
- the LOC133854183 gene encoding carbon catabolite repressor protein 4 homolog 4-like isoform X1 produces MSSRFVCLLVDCWQHSECCCGEDDACLSREMNDRSFEDCERTLEEIKSLFFNTLYLRNCCFCFTFGIRFHLVSYNVLAQVYVKSSLFPHSPSPCLRWKARSQAILSVLKNLGADFLCLQEVDEYDSFYKGNMESHGYSSIYVQRNGQKRDGCGIFYKQNSAELVLEEKIEYNDLVDSIQDGKLLGDDKHDGVQTNGNKGAEPKNANINDLLLDSALKQAPEDRGDPNDPCVRLKRDCVGIMAAFKLKDPPHHVVIVANTHLYWDPEWADVKLAQAKYLLSRLAQFKTLVSNRLECTPSVIVAGDFNSTPGDKVYQYLISGNCSLAQVVECLEDIPIPLCSAYAFTKGEPPFTNCTPDFTDTLDYIFFSPTDNIKPVSFLELPEPDSPDVVGGLPNSSHPSDHLPIGVGFEITME; encoded by the exons ATGAGTAGTCGATTTGTATGTTTGTTGGTGGATTGCTGGCAGCACTCGGAATGCTGTTGTGGGGAAGATGATGCGTGCCTTTcgagggaaatgaatgatagaagttttgaggactgcgagaggactttggaggagattaagtctttatttttcaacacattgTATCTTAGGAACTGCTGCTTTTGTTTCACTTTTG GCATCAGATTCCATCTGGTCTCGTATAATGTTTTGGCTCAG GTTTATGTGAAGAGTTCTCTGTTTCCACACTCTCCATCTCCATGTCTCAG GTGGAAAGCTCGTTCGCAGGCAATTTTATCTGTTCTCAAGAACCTTGGGGCTGATTTTCTCTGTTTACAG GAAGTTGATGAGTATGATAGCTTTTACAAAGGAAATATGGAGAGTCATGGATATTCTAGTATTTATGTCCAGAGAAATGGGCAGAAGCGTGACGGATGTGGAATTTTTTACAAGCAAAACAG TGCAGAGTTGGTTTTAGAGGAGAAAATAGAATATAATGATCTTGTAGATTCAATTCAAGATGGAAAACTTTTGGGTGATGACAAACATGACGGTGTGCAGACCAATGGAAATAAAGGAGCTGAACCAAAAAATG CTAACATCAACGATCTTCTTTTAGATTCAGCATTAAAACAAGCCCCAGAGGATCGTGGAGATCCTAATGATCCTTGTGTGAGACTAAAACGTGATTGTGTTGGAATCATGGCTGCATTCAAACTCAAAGATCCTCCACATCATGTTGTTATTGTGGCAAACACACATCTTTACTG GGATCCAGAATGGGCTGATGTCAAGCTTGCTCAAGCTAAATATCTTCTATCACGCTTAGCTCAATTTAAAACACTGGTTTCCAACAGACTTGAATGTACACCTTCAGTAATAGTAGCTGGTGACTTCAATTCCACCCCAGGGGATAAG GTTTACCAGTACCTTATTTCAGGCAACTGTTCATTGGCACAAGTGGTGGAATGTTTAGAAGATATCCCTATTCCCTTGTGCAGTGCCTATGCTTTTACGAAAGGAGAACCACCATTTACAAACTGCACCCCTGACTTCACAGATACACTTGATTATATATTCTTTTCCCCTACGGATAACATAAAACCAGTCAGTTTTTTGGAGCTTCCGGAACCAGACTCGCCCGATGTTGTTGGTGGATTACCGAACTCTAGCCACCCAAGTGATCATCTACCAATTGGTGTTGGATTTGAAATTACCATGGAATAA
- the LOC133854786 gene encoding LOW QUALITY PROTEIN: WD repeat-containing protein RUP2-like (The sequence of the model RefSeq protein was modified relative to this genomic sequence to represent the inferred CDS: deleted 1 base in 1 codon), with translation MGAIHWSTNPKASNTSISTASYEWEMKNLSTEFHPPTQERKGEEKESIEEDKQEKQENEKDEEEEERARCEWDFNLSTIVSSDAAGAGTDTLGVIEFDPSDSLVATGGIARKIRIYSLSSLLPHESSNNATTSLDHANACDFCICTPAKLSSLRWKPGSDGRVLGSGDYDGVIMEYDLERRMPIFERDEHGGRRVWSVDYSRWVPVMGASGSDDGTMQMWDPRCEGGKCMATVQPSVRRSPVCCVEFNPIGGALVAVGCADRRAYGYDIRKMADPVVVFDGHSKTVTYVRFLDAHTMVTAGTDGCLKLWSINDSQIIRTYKGHVNNRSFVGLSVWRNGGLLGCGSESNEVFVYNRRWSEPIWVHGFEPVTRAGCDHGFVSSVCWRQTGDDRCTLVAGGSDGVLQVFVGKRK, from the exons ATGGGAGCCATTCATTGGTCCACAAACCCAAAAGCCTCCAAT ACATCCATCTCCACCGCTTCATATGAATGGGAAATGAAAAACTTATCCACAGAATTCCATCCCCCGAcccaagaaagaaaaggagaagaaaaagaaagcataGAGGAAGATAAacaagagaaacaagagaatgaaaaagatgaagaagaagaagaaagagctaGATGTGAGTGGGATTTTAATCTCTCCACCATTGTTTCTTCCGACGCAGCAGGAGCGGGGACTGACACCCTTGGAGTAATCGAGTTCGACCCGTCTGATAGCCTTGTCGCCACCGGCGGTATTGCAAGAAAGATCAGAATTTATAGTTTAAGCTCTCTGTTGCCTCATGAAAGTAGTAATAATGCTACTACTTCGTTAGACCATGCTAATGCATGTGATTTCTGCATATGCACCCCTGCAAAGCTTAGCAGCCTGAGGTGGAAACCCGGTTCTGACGGGCGCGTCTTGGGGTCCGGAGACTATGACGGGGTGATCATGGAGTATGACCTTGAGAGAAGAATGCCCATTTTCGAGCGCGACGAGCATGGCGGGCGCAGAGTCTGGAGCGTCGACTATTCGCGTTGGGTTCCGGTTATGGGTGCGTCCGGGTCGGACGACGGCACCATGCAAATGTGGGATCCACGTTGCGAAGGTGGGAAATGCATGGCCACGGTGCAGCCTAGCGTGCGACGCAGTCCCGTCTGTTGTGTTGAGTTCAATCCGATCGGTGGAGCACTAGTAGCCGTTGGATGTGCGGACCGGAGGGCGTACGGGTATGACATCCGGAAAATGGCGGACCCGGTTGTTGTGTTTGATGGGCATAGTAAAACAGTAACATACGTCCGATTTCTGGATGCCCACACGATGGTAACAGCCGGGACTGATGGGTGTTTGAAGCTATGGAGTATCAATGATTCCCAAATAATTCGCACGTATAAGGGACACGTGAACAACCGGAGCTTTGTCGGGCTATCCGTGTGGAGGAATGGCGGGTTACTCGGATGCGGGTCGGAAAGTAACGAGGTTTTTGTGTATAATAGGAGGTGGAGTGAACCGATATGGGTGCATGGATTTGAGCCAGTAACTCGAGCCGGGTGTGACCACGGGTTCGTCAGTAGTGTGTGCTGGAGGCAAACTGGGGACGACAGGTGCACTCTAGTGGCAGGGGGATCAGATGGGGTTTTGCAAGTTTTTGTGGGGAAAAGGAAGTAA